The following proteins come from a genomic window of Gimesia chilikensis:
- a CDS encoding ATP-binding cassette domain-containing protein — protein sequence MATLIDISNVTKSYGAQELLKEASVSLADDQKVGFIGRNGAGKSTLLRILLEEESVDSGQIARHPNLRVGYLRQHDPFQEGESALDFLMRDSGQPEWKCGAVAGQFELKGRFLNGPVKELSGGWQTRVKLAALLLHEPNFLMLDEPTNFLDLRTQLLLEDFLKDYRGAVLVVSHDRSFLKAVCSQTLELKRGKLTLFNGDVDQYLENQDILRERDERTNATVLAKRRQLETFIAKNKAGANTASQARSKQKQLERLTLTEIESAESTVHIVIPQTEKRQGVALACEQLAIGYPDLQVADDITLEIEHGARAAIVGDNGQGKTTFLRTISGSLSPKDGELRWGYHCNVACYAQHVYTSLPDKMTIREYLEHESAPGTTAQQILNVAGSFLFKEQALDKNIKVLSGGERARLCLAGILLGNYSILILDEPGNHLDVETVEALGDALVGFQGTVIFTSHDRHFMGKVATDVIEVANGSVKSYEGDYDAYLYRVKKEVADGHREANQQSVAKQEQQSKQDAPREKGYGGKIKEARKELSAIERKIAQLDEKKNSINEKFLKATSPGQAQELHEEMQPLVDEIGELEVRWMELYEFLEQ from the coding sequence ATGGCGACCCTGATTGATATATCCAATGTGACCAAGAGTTACGGTGCTCAGGAACTGCTGAAAGAAGCTTCTGTTTCACTGGCCGACGATCAGAAAGTCGGTTTCATCGGACGCAACGGTGCCGGCAAATCGACCCTGTTACGGATTCTCCTCGAAGAAGAATCTGTCGACAGCGGGCAGATCGCACGGCATCCCAATCTCCGCGTCGGCTATCTGAGGCAGCACGATCCCTTTCAGGAGGGGGAAAGTGCACTCGACTTTCTGATGCGCGACAGTGGTCAGCCCGAATGGAAATGTGGCGCCGTCGCCGGCCAGTTTGAGTTGAAAGGCCGGTTCCTCAACGGTCCCGTCAAGGAGCTCTCCGGTGGTTGGCAGACCCGCGTCAAGCTGGCAGCCCTGTTGCTGCACGAACCTAACTTCCTCATGCTGGACGAACCGACCAACTTCCTCGACCTGCGTACTCAGCTGCTGCTTGAAGACTTTCTGAAAGATTACCGCGGTGCTGTGCTGGTCGTCTCCCACGATCGTTCGTTTCTGAAAGCCGTCTGCTCTCAGACCCTTGAACTCAAACGGGGTAAACTCACCCTCTTCAACGGCGATGTCGATCAGTATCTTGAAAACCAGGACATCCTTCGCGAACGGGACGAGCGAACCAACGCCACCGTGCTGGCCAAACGTCGTCAGCTGGAAACCTTCATTGCCAAGAACAAAGCGGGCGCCAACACCGCCTCACAGGCCCGCAGCAAACAGAAACAGCTGGAACGCCTGACACTCACCGAGATCGAAAGCGCTGAATCGACGGTGCATATCGTGATTCCGCAGACCGAGAAACGGCAGGGAGTCGCGCTGGCCTGCGAACAGCTGGCGATCGGTTATCCCGATCTGCAGGTAGCCGATGACATTACTCTTGAAATCGAGCACGGCGCTCGGGCCGCCATTGTGGGGGACAACGGGCAGGGGAAAACCACCTTCCTGCGTACCATCTCCGGTTCACTGTCTCCCAAAGACGGGGAACTCCGCTGGGGTTATCACTGTAATGTCGCCTGTTACGCGCAGCACGTTTATACATCGTTGCCCGATAAAATGACGATTCGCGAGTACCTCGAACACGAGTCTGCTCCCGGCACTACCGCACAGCAGATTTTGAATGTCGCGGGAAGCTTCCTCTTCAAAGAACAGGCTCTGGATAAGAACATCAAGGTCTTGAGCGGGGGCGAGCGGGCACGGTTGTGCCTGGCGGGAATCCTGCTCGGCAACTACTCGATTCTGATTCTCGACGAACCGGGCAACCACCTGGATGTCGAGACGGTCGAAGCACTGGGAGACGCTCTGGTAGGCTTCCAGGGAACCGTGATCTTCACCAGCCACGATCGGCATTTTATGGGCAAAGTCGCCACCGATGTGATCGAAGTCGCCAACGGCTCCGTCAAGAGTTACGAAGGGGACTACGACGCCTATCTCTACCGGGTTAAGAAAGAGGTCGCTGACGGGCACCGCGAGGCGAATCAACAGTCGGTCGCAAAGCAGGAGCAGCAGAGCAAACAGGACGCTCCCCGGGAAAAAGGCTACGGAGGGAAAATCAAGGAAGCCCGCAAAGAGCTCTCCGCCATCGAACGTAAAATTGCGCAGCTGGATGAGAAAAAGAACAGCATCAACGAAAAGTTCCTGAAAGCCACCAGTCCAGGTCAGGCGCAGGAACTCCATGAGGAAATGCAGCCCCTCGTCGATGAGATCGGCGAACTGGAAGTCCGCTGGATGGAACTCTACGAGTTTCTGGAGCAGTAA
- a CDS encoding O-antigen ligase family protein: MINQGNSSSPPAERAAPSTRMPDTQSMRAQNAASPRRRRPLPQSIIGGNSAPHNAYILFLLVNINLFLRPAELVPALKGLPIYEVLILSSFFLSLDQIKRVVQFPNLKRQPITLCVIGVLVAVAMSHLSHMYLYGVRTSTIAFLKTLIYYILLISIIDSPKRLKGLLKTVAISSSVMILLCVIDYAGIIDFEFIKHVSDRDGVSDAGEVIRVFRMRGTGIFQDPNDLSVLIVATGMLCLYFFNDPAKSPFRFLWIVSMIILMIGLLDTRSRGGLLTLGIAGMVFVLPKYGKKAAIVCAVVGVAGLTVLAGRQGNIDLNSGTGHDRILLWREGISALKSANLFFGIGQGEYSDMAGLAAHNSYVHAFTELGLFGGTLFIGCFFFAGLGLYRLVRFQIASRGKPIMRDRELERYLPYACAILAAWCGGMMSLSRCYVVPTYMIVGVSAAYLNLAGASLARPTPIVYWNKQHQLWLIGISVGMLISIAIFVRIFAG; encoded by the coding sequence ATGATTAATCAAGGAAATTCATCCAGTCCTCCTGCCGAGCGGGCCGCTCCCAGTACGAGAATGCCCGATACGCAGAGCATGCGCGCTCAAAACGCGGCCTCTCCACGACGTCGTCGCCCGCTTCCTCAATCAATCATCGGGGGAAATTCGGCTCCCCACAATGCTTATATCCTATTTCTGTTGGTCAACATTAATCTGTTTTTGAGACCCGCGGAGCTGGTTCCGGCTCTGAAGGGACTGCCGATCTATGAGGTGCTGATCCTGTCATCCTTCTTTCTGTCACTGGATCAGATTAAGCGTGTGGTGCAGTTTCCGAACCTGAAACGTCAGCCGATAACGCTGTGCGTAATTGGGGTGCTGGTTGCTGTTGCGATGTCGCATCTATCGCATATGTACCTCTACGGGGTACGGACATCGACGATCGCATTTCTGAAAACACTGATTTATTACATTCTGCTCATCTCCATTATCGATTCACCGAAGCGTCTGAAAGGACTGCTGAAGACGGTGGCGATTTCGTCATCGGTGATGATTCTGCTCTGTGTGATTGACTATGCCGGGATCATCGACTTTGAATTCATCAAACACGTCAGCGACCGTGACGGCGTCTCAGATGCGGGTGAAGTCATTCGCGTCTTCCGAATGCGGGGTACGGGTATCTTCCAGGATCCCAACGACCTGTCCGTACTGATTGTCGCCACCGGTATGCTGTGCCTCTACTTTTTCAACGATCCAGCCAAGAGCCCGTTTCGGTTCCTGTGGATCGTGAGCATGATCATCCTGATGATCGGCCTGCTGGATACCCGCTCACGCGGCGGCCTGTTGACTCTGGGCATCGCAGGTATGGTCTTTGTATTACCGAAATATGGTAAGAAAGCCGCGATTGTCTGCGCAGTCGTGGGTGTTGCCGGTCTGACAGTGCTCGCAGGGCGACAGGGTAATATTGACTTGAACTCCGGTACCGGACACGACCGGATTTTGCTCTGGCGCGAGGGGATCTCTGCCCTGAAGTCAGCGAATCTGTTTTTCGGAATCGGCCAGGGTGAATACTCCGATATGGCGGGGCTCGCGGCTCATAATTCTTACGTGCACGCGTTTACGGAACTGGGGCTGTTTGGCGGTACCCTGTTCATTGGCTGTTTCTTTTTTGCTGGCCTGGGGCTGTATCGTCTGGTGCGATTCCAGATCGCGTCCCGGGGAAAACCAATCATGCGTGATCGGGAACTGGAACGTTACCTGCCTTACGCCTGTGCGATTCTGGCAGCCTGGTGTGGCGGGATGATGTCACTCTCCCGCTGTTACGTCGTTCCCACCTACATGATTGTAGGAGTCTCTGCGGCTTATCTGAACCTGGCGGGAGCCAGTCTGGCGCGACCCACTCCCATCGTTTACTGGAACAAACAACATCAGCTCTGGCTGATTGGCATCAGCGTGGGAATGCTGATCTCGATTGCCATTTTTGTACGAATTTTCGCCGGCTGA
- a CDS encoding oligosaccharide flippase family protein: MNQRRSVKWNLCANWLNHGVSLLIGVFLMPYVLHILGDQQYGSWIFINAIAGYSGLLYLGFGQTISRYVAHYHAKEDWKHLNQVANVIFAIYLGMGFLALTAAGIIAWLAPHLSEWGSVPISEVRLVILILGLNVFVGLAGSVFGGVLMGIQRFDIERGVNLTSGILRLVLTVAFLRAEQGLLIIASVFLAVTLFENIGQCLFAFRQLKQFRISTKYMDWSILRECGSFSGFAFIDAIAWTLIEATDSIVIGIFFSPAMIVPYYIALRLTQFINMPIAQIGKVFMPRAGELNANEDHGALQKLVLNGVSLSFLLVTGFFIGAGFFGQTLINTWVGPGYPESHLLLTILLGARIVALPISIFRSVLYGMGNVKVPSLIYMGEALANLILSLILIQYLGLVGVALGTAIPILFAELGILLPYALKKLDISRSRLLRYAIGPTIAPLMALLAYSYCLPHFFEIRNSWVVLVCIACGGGAFLAGTWLLFEKGSPLLKRTTS; the protein is encoded by the coding sequence ATGAATCAGCGTCGATCAGTTAAATGGAATCTCTGTGCCAACTGGCTCAACCATGGGGTGAGCCTGTTGATCGGCGTATTCCTTATGCCTTACGTACTGCATATTCTGGGCGACCAGCAGTACGGGAGCTGGATATTCATCAATGCGATCGCCGGCTATTCGGGCCTGCTCTACCTGGGCTTCGGTCAGACGATCAGCCGGTATGTGGCGCATTATCACGCCAAGGAAGACTGGAAACACCTGAACCAGGTAGCGAATGTGATTTTCGCGATTTATCTTGGAATGGGTTTTCTGGCTTTGACGGCAGCCGGCATCATTGCCTGGCTGGCCCCTCACCTAAGTGAATGGGGATCGGTGCCAATCTCCGAAGTCCGACTCGTCATCCTGATTCTGGGCCTGAACGTATTTGTTGGCCTGGCGGGCAGTGTGTTTGGTGGCGTGCTGATGGGGATTCAGCGGTTTGACATTGAACGCGGAGTCAACCTGACCAGTGGGATTCTGCGGCTGGTTCTGACCGTGGCCTTCCTGCGAGCCGAACAGGGACTGCTGATTATCGCCTCAGTGTTCCTCGCGGTCACCCTGTTTGAAAACATCGGGCAGTGCCTGTTTGCGTTTCGGCAGTTGAAACAGTTCCGCATCAGCACAAAGTATATGGACTGGTCGATCCTCCGGGAATGTGGTTCCTTCAGCGGTTTTGCCTTCATCGATGCCATCGCCTGGACCCTGATCGAGGCCACCGATTCCATAGTGATCGGGATCTTCTTCAGTCCAGCCATGATCGTCCCGTATTACATCGCGTTACGACTGACACAATTTATCAATATGCCCATTGCCCAGATCGGCAAGGTCTTCATGCCTCGGGCAGGAGAGCTAAATGCCAACGAAGACCACGGTGCCTTACAGAAGCTGGTTCTGAACGGCGTCTCCCTATCCTTTCTGCTGGTGACCGGCTTTTTCATCGGCGCAGGCTTTTTCGGACAGACATTGATCAACACCTGGGTGGGACCCGGATATCCGGAGAGTCATCTGCTGCTGACAATTCTGCTGGGCGCCCGGATCGTGGCACTGCCGATCTCAATCTTCCGCTCGGTGCTGTACGGCATGGGAAATGTGAAAGTCCCGTCCCTGATTTACATGGGAGAAGCACTGGCCAACCTGATTTTATCGCTGATTTTGATCCAGTATCTGGGACTTGTCGGCGTGGCACTGGGAACCGCGATTCCGATTCTGTTTGCGGAACTCGGCATCCTGCTCCCGTATGCGTTGAAAAAACTGGACATCTCCCGGAGTCGACTGCTGCGTTATGCGATTGGACCGACCATCGCCCCGCTGATGGCTCTGCTGGCGTATTCCTACTGTCTGCCGCATTTCTTTGAGATACGGAATTCGTGGGTAGTCCTGGTCTGTATTGCCTGTGGAGGGGGAGCCTTCCTGGCGGGAACCTGGCTGCTGTTTGAGAAAGGCAGTCCTTTACTCAAACGAACCACGTCCTGA
- a CDS encoding GNAT family N-acetyltransferase yields MTLLDCSHQTIDTLINASTTLETAQTLSLAQYDSSQRAACLEVWKTVEAQFSEVPLMCSHVWTSTWIEYFGDLIPYSFVVATKDNVPCGVCLVTEGVAQFDGPLSVNTLHLGTAGEPASDSACVEYNALLVPTEIQSDFMQGLMGLLERNKTWDAIHFDGFASDELEAWNLPVSEEGFRKIESRYFDLKLIREEEREVISGFGYSTRKNLRKNMKSYGDLNGQWAESVAEAEDIFADLVELHQVRWQKEGEPGSYASQRFTDFHKALIQKLVPSGQMGLFRVKLGNDIIGCVQVLIDRNRVLCYQGGSAEYQGKLSPGVIADYLCIEECFRRGFDAYDFLAGNSHHKQKMSTHHSYLTWAQVKRPRWKFTALNTLRKIKQTMQLIQKSNTDEE; encoded by the coding sequence ATGACTTTACTCGACTGTTCTCACCAGACGATTGATACGCTTATTAATGCTTCTACGACACTGGAGACGGCACAGACGCTGTCACTGGCTCAGTATGACAGCAGCCAGCGTGCAGCCTGTCTGGAAGTCTGGAAAACAGTAGAAGCACAATTCTCTGAGGTTCCCCTGATGTGTTCACACGTCTGGACGTCAACCTGGATCGAATACTTCGGCGACCTCATCCCCTACTCTTTCGTTGTGGCGACGAAAGACAATGTCCCCTGCGGGGTTTGCCTCGTGACCGAAGGGGTCGCGCAATTCGACGGTCCGCTCTCAGTCAATACGCTACACCTGGGAACGGCGGGGGAACCGGCGTCCGACAGTGCGTGTGTGGAATACAATGCCCTGCTCGTTCCCACTGAAATACAGTCCGACTTCATGCAGGGGTTGATGGGACTGCTCGAGAGAAACAAAACCTGGGATGCGATTCACTTTGACGGATTTGCGAGCGATGAGCTGGAAGCCTGGAACCTGCCCGTTTCCGAAGAGGGTTTCCGTAAAATCGAAAGTCGCTATTTCGACCTGAAATTGATCCGGGAGGAAGAACGGGAAGTCATTTCCGGCTTTGGTTACTCCACCCGTAAGAATCTGCGGAAGAACATGAAATCATACGGCGACCTCAACGGACAATGGGCAGAGAGCGTTGCCGAAGCAGAAGACATCTTTGCAGACCTGGTCGAGTTACACCAGGTACGCTGGCAGAAAGAGGGGGAACCCGGTTCCTATGCCAGCCAGCGATTTACCGACTTTCATAAAGCGCTGATTCAGAAGCTGGTTCCCAGCGGACAGATGGGGTTGTTCCGCGTCAAGCTCGGCAACGACATCATCGGTTGCGTGCAGGTCCTGATCGACCGCAACCGCGTGCTGTGCTATCAGGGTGGTTCTGCTGAATACCAGGGTAAACTGAGCCCGGGTGTGATCGCGGACTATCTGTGTATCGAGGAGTGCTTCCGTCGTGGCTTCGATGCCTATGATTTCCTGGCCGGTAACAGTCACCATAAGCAGAAGATGAGCACACATCACAGCTACCTCACGTGGGCACAGGTGAAGCGTCCCCGCTGGAAATTCACCGCGTTGAATACCCTGCGGAAAATCAAACAGACCATGCAGCTGATTCAGAAATCGAACACCGACGAGGAATGA
- a CDS encoding glycosyltransferase — MSTIEITSSNETNAAAQKSAARLRICHLSLTLCTGGLERLLVDFARFHNAEKFELEFVALGEMGAPAEEIQKLGCPVIPFPLTASGKLGCIRQLKEFFLEKNYDLLHTHNAYPHFYGTLAGRLAGIPAIIQTRHGRRFGETFNERLQFALASRLADRVIPVSDDTGDRCRSVGWLNERKVTRIWNGIDVDRFAFSGPAAEMRAITVSRLSPEKDLATMLQAVRLVVDSIPEFELMIVGDGPERAKLEQITTDLNLESHVRFLGERNDVPDLLTQAGFYVSSSLTEGISLTLLEAMSVGLPIVATAVGGNPEIVQQPETGLLVPAANASLLAEAICQMCTQPQKWLTMGQSARERVEQHFNVRSMIKDYEILYQQILNLQVK, encoded by the coding sequence ATGAGTACCATCGAAATCACTTCCAGTAACGAAACGAATGCAGCGGCTCAGAAATCGGCAGCGCGGCTCCGGATCTGTCATCTGAGTCTGACGCTGTGCACGGGCGGACTGGAACGTTTGCTGGTTGATTTTGCCCGATTCCATAATGCAGAGAAGTTCGAACTCGAATTTGTCGCGTTGGGAGAGATGGGAGCTCCTGCGGAAGAGATCCAGAAACTGGGTTGCCCCGTCATTCCCTTTCCCTTGACTGCTTCGGGTAAGCTGGGATGCATCCGTCAGTTGAAAGAATTCTTCCTGGAGAAGAACTACGACCTGCTGCACACGCACAATGCGTACCCACATTTTTACGGCACACTGGCCGGACGTCTCGCCGGGATCCCCGCGATCATCCAGACGCGTCATGGCCGCCGCTTTGGAGAGACCTTTAACGAGCGGCTGCAGTTTGCGCTGGCCAGCCGCCTGGCTGATCGCGTGATTCCGGTCTCGGATGATACGGGAGACCGCTGTCGCTCTGTGGGCTGGTTGAACGAACGGAAAGTGACCCGCATCTGGAACGGAATTGACGTGGATCGGTTTGCCTTTTCCGGCCCAGCGGCAGAGATGCGGGCGATTACTGTCTCGCGTCTGTCGCCTGAAAAGGATCTTGCGACGATGCTGCAAGCGGTGCGGCTGGTCGTTGATTCGATTCCTGAATTCGAGCTGATGATCGTGGGAGATGGTCCCGAACGCGCGAAACTGGAACAAATCACAACTGATCTCAACCTGGAATCCCATGTGCGTTTCCTGGGAGAGCGGAATGACGTCCCTGACCTGCTGACTCAAGCCGGCTTTTACGTTTCCTCTTCTCTGACAGAAGGAATTTCACTGACGCTGCTGGAAGCCATGTCGGTCGGATTACCGATTGTGGCGACGGCCGTCGGTGGAAATCCGGAGATTGTGCAGCAACCGGAAACCGGTCTGCTGGTCCCCGCGGCGAATGCGTCGCTACTTGCGGAAGCCATCTGTCAAATGTGTACTCAGCCTCAGAAATGGCTGACCATGGGCCAGTCGGCCCGCGAACGTGTCGAACAGCACTTCAATGTGCGTTCAATGATTAAAGACTACGAAATCCTGTATCAACAGATTTTGAATCTACAAGTTAAGTGA
- a CDS encoding GNAT family N-acetyltransferase: MNMNLTCTHHDLSLDPEIEKTAPFDDLQISFYAVQMEDLQPMSQFYQDWLALFEQDPHALLNHHPDYLLYLQSQLQKSFPDRPSYVMFCRHQGTLVAAGICCPKNLSTKTLRGIGPARLLPGYYLKGNGFLLQQAYQDDSAFLEFLLETTLKFFQQQHATFLFLEDVHLNSPVKACLDRLEGRCLTYSHTGYQPRSLIRFPENAADYWNQFRSKSRRKHRKMIRDNSHLKLVRITEPDQIADFLSAAHQVSKNSWQSQRLGLRVKNNDQEVSELMFYALHGALRSYLLMDGDRPVAFKIGSQFQGIFNDLEFGFDLDYASASPGETLLLLILEDLTEYDSPRTYDFGEGDAQYKQRYSSEITHSGAVMLLPNTLKNKSLLCYLNTSRWIDQTARNLLKTSGIYTGLRQLVRYGKLGSR, from the coding sequence ATGAATATGAATTTAACCTGTACTCACCACGATCTGTCACTCGACCCGGAAATAGAAAAAACCGCGCCGTTTGACGATCTGCAAATCAGTTTCTATGCCGTGCAGATGGAAGACCTGCAACCGATGTCCCAGTTCTACCAGGACTGGCTGGCACTGTTTGAACAGGATCCACACGCACTATTAAACCATCACCCGGATTATCTGCTGTACCTGCAATCGCAGTTACAGAAATCGTTTCCGGATCGCCCCAGTTACGTGATGTTTTGCCGTCACCAGGGCACGCTGGTGGCCGCAGGTATCTGTTGTCCGAAAAACCTCAGCACGAAGACGCTGCGTGGTATAGGGCCGGCACGACTGTTGCCAGGTTATTATTTAAAGGGAAACGGGTTTCTACTGCAGCAGGCATACCAGGATGATTCCGCGTTTCTCGAATTCCTGCTGGAAACCACTTTAAAATTCTTTCAGCAGCAACATGCGACATTTCTGTTTCTGGAAGATGTCCATCTCAACTCGCCTGTGAAAGCCTGTCTGGATCGGCTAGAGGGACGCTGCCTGACCTATTCCCATACGGGATACCAGCCGCGCAGCCTGATCCGGTTCCCGGAAAATGCTGCTGATTACTGGAATCAGTTCCGGTCTAAATCACGTCGTAAGCATCGCAAAATGATCCGGGACAACAGCCATCTCAAGCTGGTGCGGATTACTGAACCAGACCAGATCGCCGACTTTCTGAGTGCGGCTCACCAGGTTTCGAAAAACTCCTGGCAGAGTCAGCGACTGGGGCTGCGTGTCAAAAACAATGACCAGGAAGTCAGCGAGTTGATGTTCTACGCGTTGCACGGTGCCCTGCGTTCTTATCTGCTGATGGACGGGGATCGCCCCGTGGCATTCAAAATCGGCAGTCAGTTTCAGGGAATCTTCAACGATCTCGAATTCGGGTTTGACCTGGATTACGCCAGCGCTTCACCGGGTGAAACGCTGTTACTACTGATCCTGGAAGATCTGACCGAGTACGACTCGCCACGCACTTATGATTTCGGCGAAGGCGATGCGCAATACAAGCAGCGCTACAGCTCTGAGATCACACACAGTGGTGCCGTGATGCTGCTGCCGAATACGTTAAAAAACAAAAGCCTGCTCTGCTATCTGAACACTTCCCGCTGGATCGATCAGACAGCCCGAAACCTGTTGAAAACCTCCGGTATCTATACCGGTCTGCGACAACTGGTGCGATATGGAAAACTGGGCAGCAGGTAA
- a CDS encoding glycosyltransferase, which translates to MKILFLSNVFPNSQHPGKGTFNAAMLQSLGELHQTHVISPVAWVDECSSRVSQRTRLDPDWLPFEAANGMRVEYPRFYYPPKMLHQHYGQFLYWSIRPTLNRAIARFQPDVILSYWLHPDGEVAVRAAREHGIPAVVMTGGSDVLLLTRNRHRRRAIQSVLQQSDAVITVSQDIEAAVKKLQIHPEKIHTVYRGVDRSRFCPGDQRAARERLGLDPDRKVIISVGRLEPVKGHTVLLEACKKISKQGPPFTCYVLGNGSLHSRLSQKVTEYGLDKYFQLQGSQPQSRLADWYRAADVVALPSLSEGVPNVLLEAISCGSRFVASRVGGIPEIADPLQDRLVTSNNPQLLADALSGMLAVPAIPEQRVFEPLTWQESAVQLSQILSDCSTRYSAGLTEQQKSRSSYRRKNRKLRQPV; encoded by the coding sequence ATGAAAATCCTGTTCCTATCTAATGTGTTTCCGAATTCCCAGCACCCGGGAAAAGGGACGTTTAACGCTGCGATGCTGCAGTCCCTGGGAGAACTTCACCAAACCCATGTGATCTCACCGGTCGCCTGGGTGGATGAGTGTTCTTCCCGGGTCAGCCAGCGGACTCGACTCGATCCCGACTGGCTGCCTTTTGAAGCGGCTAACGGAATGCGCGTTGAATATCCGCGGTTCTATTATCCACCCAAAATGCTGCACCAGCATTACGGTCAGTTTCTGTACTGGTCGATCCGACCGACTTTAAATCGGGCAATTGCCCGGTTCCAGCCGGACGTGATTCTGTCGTACTGGCTGCATCCGGATGGAGAAGTCGCCGTCAGGGCAGCCCGCGAGCACGGCATTCCCGCGGTCGTCATGACGGGGGGTAGCGATGTCTTGCTGTTGACCCGGAATCGACATCGTCGGCGGGCAATTCAATCAGTCCTGCAACAGTCGGATGCTGTGATCACGGTGAGCCAGGACATCGAAGCCGCGGTGAAAAAGCTGCAGATTCATCCTGAGAAGATTCATACCGTCTATCGGGGCGTGGACCGCAGTCGCTTCTGCCCCGGTGATCAACGGGCGGCCCGCGAGCGGCTGGGGCTCGATCCGGATCGCAAAGTCATCATCAGTGTGGGGCGACTGGAACCCGTGAAAGGACATACGGTTCTGCTGGAAGCATGTAAGAAAATAAGTAAGCAGGGGCCTCCATTTACATGCTATGTTTTAGGTAACGGCTCATTACATTCCCGTTTGAGCCAGAAAGTAACAGAGTACGGATTAGACAAGTATTTCCAGTTGCAGGGATCACAACCACAGTCCCGACTGGCAGACTGGTATCGGGCCGCTGATGTCGTTGCCCTGCCCAGCCTTTCAGAAGGGGTTCCCAATGTGCTGCTGGAAGCGATTTCCTGCGGAAGCCGTTTCGTAGCCAGTCGCGTGGGCGGGATTCCGGAGATCGCCGATCCCCTCCAGGATCGACTGGTGACTTCGAACAATCCACAGCTGCTGGCAGACGCCCTGTCGGGCATGCTGGCGGTGCCTGCGATTCCGGAGCAACGGGTTTTCGAACCTTTGACCTGGCAGGAGTCCGCTGTGCAGCTCAGTCAGATTTTGTCTGACTGCAGTACGCGGTATTCAGCCGGCTTAACAGAACAGCAGAAATCGCGATCGTCCTACCGTCGTAAAAACAGAAAACTCAGACAACCAGTTTGA
- a CDS encoding polysaccharide deacetylase family protein encodes MNQIRQLIKRSLTAVVPRRLFLVQGTSPHPQLSPESHTGLHSQAPVPLALTFDDGPHPEYTPRLLDLLLQYQQQATFFVIGAQAQRHPEIIQRMVQEGHEIGNHTLTHSEPAQTTARQFLAEIDQTDRILRDITGSIPRLVRPPKGKLTAGKMLGLWRRHKTIVLWDTDPRDYQMIENSQINQWCERFEPQAGNFCLMHDNHPYAIEAVRQLSEHTQYDIRSLGVSHWLASGTKPAPVKQRASA; translated from the coding sequence ATGAACCAGATTCGCCAGTTGATTAAGCGTTCGCTGACTGCAGTCGTCCCACGACGACTGTTTCTGGTTCAAGGTACGTCTCCCCATCCACAACTGTCTCCCGAGTCGCACACGGGTTTACACTCGCAGGCTCCCGTACCGCTGGCGTTGACCTTCGATGATGGTCCGCATCCGGAGTACACACCCCGCCTGCTGGATCTGCTCCTGCAGTATCAGCAACAGGCGACTTTTTTCGTGATCGGCGCCCAGGCACAGCGTCACCCCGAAATCATCCAGCGGATGGTTCAGGAGGGGCACGAAATCGGCAATCACACACTGACTCACAGCGAGCCTGCGCAAACGACAGCCAGACAGTTCCTGGCAGAGATCGATCAGACAGATCGGATTCTGAGGGATATCACCGGCAGCATTCCGCGCCTGGTCCGGCCCCCCAAAGGAAAACTGACCGCGGGCAAAATGCTGGGGCTCTGGCGGCGTCACAAAACCATCGTGCTCTGGGACACCGATCCGCGGGATTACCAGATGATTGAAAACTCACAAATCAACCAGTGGTGCGAACGCTTTGAACCGCAGGCAGGTAATTTCTGCCTGATGCACGACAATCACCCCTACGCGATTGAAGCGGTACGTCAGCTTTCGGAACACACACAATATGATATTCGCTCTCTGGGAGTCAGCCACTGGCTTGCTTCCGGTACAAAACCAGCGCCAGTCAAACAACGGGCTTCTGCCTGA